From the genome of uncultured Fibrobacter sp., one region includes:
- a CDS encoding peptidylprolyl isomerase, with the protein MFNKDYSGIKEIQATITTDEGEIVLDLNFKEAPNTVANFVDLAEKGFYDGLTFHRVINGFMIQGGDPDANGTGGPGYTIDDEPNKLLHEYGVISMANRGPNTAGSQFFITQMAQHHLDGKHTVFGRVTKGHDVVCRIEQFDRIINIKILEKK; encoded by the coding sequence GTGTTTAACAAAGATTATTCAGGAATCAAGGAAATTCAGGCGACAATCACCACCGACGAGGGCGAGATTGTCCTTGACTTGAACTTCAAGGAAGCTCCGAATACGGTCGCCAATTTTGTGGACCTTGCGGAGAAGGGTTTCTACGACGGCTTGACGTTCCACCGCGTTATCAACGGTTTCATGATTCAGGGCGGTGACCCCGATGCGAACGGGACCGGCGGTCCGGGCTATACCATTGACGACGAACCGAACAAGTTGCTCCATGAATATGGCGTCATCTCCATGGCGAACCGTGGCCCGAATACGGCCGGCTCGCAGTTCTTTATCACGCAGATGGCCCAGCATCACCTGGACGGGAAGCATACCGTGTTTGGCCGTGTCACCAAGGGCCACGACGTCGTGTGCCGCATTGAACAGTTTGATAGAATTATAAACATCAAAATTCTGGAAAAGAAATAA
- the lexA gene encoding transcriptional repressor LexA, whose protein sequence is MDYTKKKELTSRQEEILEYIKKYSKENHMPPTVREIGNHFEISSTNGVRSILAALIKKGYINRSPRLSRGIEILSSDADASENQAPSNTIEIPIVGRVAAGTPILAVQNLEGTVTIDRDFLACRSDVFALRVKGDSMINAGIFDGDLIFARQQKNAEQGEIVVAQIDNEATVKYYHPSSDHIELRPANPKYRPIIVNNRKDFSIAGRVIGVMRRVS, encoded by the coding sequence ATGGATTACACAAAGAAAAAGGAACTGACAAGCCGTCAAGAAGAAATCCTGGAATACATCAAGAAGTACTCCAAAGAGAACCACATGCCGCCGACCGTGCGCGAAATCGGGAACCATTTCGAGATTTCGTCTACGAACGGTGTACGCTCCATCCTCGCCGCCCTCATCAAGAAGGGCTACATCAACCGCTCTCCGCGCCTCAGCCGCGGGATCGAAATTCTTTCGTCCGATGCTGACGCTTCGGAAAACCAGGCACCGAGCAATACCATAGAAATTCCCATCGTCGGCCGCGTGGCCGCCGGTACGCCTATTCTCGCCGTGCAGAACCTCGAAGGCACCGTCACCATCGACCGCGACTTCCTCGCCTGCCGTAGCGACGTGTTCGCCCTCCGCGTCAAGGGCGACTCCATGATCAATGCAGGCATCTTCGACGGGGACCTCATTTTCGCGCGCCAGCAGAAAAACGCAGAACAGGGCGAAATCGTCGTCGCGCAGATTGACAACGAGGCGACCGTCAAGTACTACCACCCCAGTTCCGACCACATCGAACTGCGCCCGGCCAACCCGAAATACCGCCCGATTATCGTGAACAATCGCAAGGACTTCTCCATTGCAGGTCGCGTCATCGGCGTGATGCGCAGGGTCAGCTAA
- the lepA gene encoding translation elongation factor 4, whose translation MPQNDNIRNFSIIAHIDHGKSTLADRMIELTKTVSKNEMTNQLLDDMDLERERGITIKAHAIRMVYERDGKEYILNMIDTPGHVDFTYEVSRSLAACEGAILVVDASQGIEAQTLSNLYLALENDLEIIPVLNKVDLPGAQPDHVAQLVGDLLGYDPDSIPRISAKTGLNVEQVLDKIVDEIPAPKGDSGKPLKALIFDSVYDSYRGVINYIRIVEGTLKAGMKIKMMKTGAEYMVTEVGTFSMRRDPRDELSEGMVGYVLANVKTISDVKIGDTLTDASNPATEPLPGYKDILPMIYSGIYPINPEDYKDLREALEKLRLNDSAISWEPETSEALGFGFRTGFLGLLHMEIVQERLDREFNVDIITTVPNVEYHVYMSDGTMVKIESPSKLPDASRYDHIEEPYVKAQIFTPKEYVGALMTLCDEKRGEFETMEYIDEAKVILKYNLPLAEIMFDFYDRLKSVSRGYAGLDYAPSEYRRNNLVKLDILLNGDPVDAFSVIIHKDKAHTYANAICVKLKDLIPRQQFDVAIQGAIGGKIISRSTVKAVRKDVLAKCYGGDITRKRKLLEKQKEGKKRMKSIGLVEVPQKAFLAVLSLSDNSTNNGD comes from the coding sequence ATGCCGCAAAACGACAACATCAGAAATTTCAGTATTATCGCCCACATTGACCACGGCAAATCAACACTTGCCGACCGCATGATCGAACTGACCAAGACCGTCTCGAAAAACGAGATGACGAACCAGCTCCTGGACGACATGGATTTGGAACGCGAACGCGGCATCACCATCAAGGCGCACGCCATCCGCATGGTGTACGAACGCGACGGCAAGGAATATATCCTGAACATGATCGACACGCCGGGGCACGTGGACTTCACGTACGAAGTGAGCCGCTCGCTCGCCGCCTGCGAGGGCGCAATCCTCGTGGTGGACGCAAGCCAGGGCATCGAAGCGCAGACGCTTTCTAACCTCTACCTCGCACTCGAAAACGACCTCGAAATTATCCCGGTGCTCAACAAGGTCGATTTGCCGGGTGCCCAACCCGACCATGTGGCACAGCTCGTAGGCGACCTGCTGGGCTACGACCCCGACAGCATCCCGCGCATTTCCGCAAAGACGGGCCTCAACGTGGAACAAGTACTCGACAAGATTGTCGACGAAATCCCCGCCCCCAAAGGCGACAGCGGCAAACCGCTCAAGGCGCTGATCTTTGACTCCGTGTACGACTCCTACCGCGGCGTCATCAACTACATCCGCATTGTGGAAGGCACGCTCAAGGCCGGCATGAAAATCAAGATGATGAAGACCGGCGCCGAGTACATGGTCACCGAAGTCGGAACCTTCAGCATGCGCCGCGACCCGCGCGACGAACTTTCCGAAGGCATGGTGGGCTACGTGCTCGCGAACGTGAAGACGATTAGCGACGTGAAAATCGGCGACACGCTCACCGACGCATCGAACCCCGCCACCGAACCGCTCCCGGGCTACAAGGATATCTTGCCGATGATCTATTCCGGCATCTACCCCATCAACCCGGAAGACTACAAGGACTTGCGCGAAGCCCTGGAAAAGCTCCGCCTGAACGACTCCGCTATCAGTTGGGAACCGGAAACCTCCGAAGCGCTCGGATTCGGCTTCCGTACAGGCTTCCTCGGGCTGTTGCACATGGAAATCGTGCAAGAACGCCTCGACCGCGAATTCAACGTGGACATCATCACCACAGTGCCGAACGTGGAATACCATGTGTACATGAGCGACGGCACGATGGTGAAAATCGAAAGTCCCTCCAAGCTCCCCGACGCAAGCCGCTACGACCACATCGAAGAACCCTACGTGAAGGCGCAAATCTTCACGCCCAAGGAATACGTGGGTGCCCTCATGACGCTCTGCGACGAGAAGCGCGGCGAGTTCGAGACCATGGAATACATCGACGAAGCGAAGGTCATCCTCAAGTACAACCTGCCACTCGCCGAAATCATGTTCGACTTCTACGACCGCCTCAAGTCGGTCAGCCGCGGCTACGCCGGCCTCGACTACGCCCCGAGCGAATACCGCAGGAACAACCTCGTAAAGCTCGACATTCTGTTGAACGGCGACCCGGTGGATGCGTTCTCCGTGATTATCCACAAGGACAAGGCGCACACCTACGCGAACGCCATCTGCGTGAAGCTCAAAGACCTCATTCCGCGCCAGCAGTTCGACGTGGCCATCCAAGGCGCAATTGGCGGAAAGATTATCAGCCGTTCTACCGTGAAGGCAGTGCGCAAGGATGTGCTTGCCAAGTGCTACGGCGGTGACATCACCCGTAAGCGCAAGCTCCTCGAAAAGCAGAAGGAAGGCAAGAAGCGCATGAAGAGCATCGGCTTGGTGGAAGTGCCGCAGAAGGCGTTCCTCGCCGTGCTTTCGCTTTCGGACAACTCCACGAACAACGGCGACTAA
- a CDS encoding FISUMP domain-containing protein, which yields MKKIALLAGTCALFILVACGGDSSTSASKNDLSDPAEATAPKETDPKDSGSTVKEAAEDSDIISDGDSTNVSTGKSSSSVKAENTSSAEQTKSSSSVKARSSSSSVKAASSSSETPVGTSSSAKEETVVSSSGPFNPCSEAPALKENWKYLNPDVQYGCFKDSRDNQYYATVKIGNYTWMAENLAYDYIYAPRTQDSWYGYSKKGADDQNHRGYLYTWDLAMADTNCRRENLCKPRGQMRGLCPEGFHIPSYWEWQDLFNAVGGVDIAARELKSTEVWDNTAKGTNKYGFSVIPNGPRYGAGYSNPVDFNTDFWTSEETGKNVTISIVFLSDDKVNSLAFENKEYGFSVRCLMDHPEQETPHSGIPHDPDKLYQCDEMLMDDINTWHFKNESQTEFQYFIDDRDSISVRIKDSYSDHTSKSGYANNEYDLYIMFWAALNSCLPRY from the coding sequence ATGAAAAAAATCGCACTCTTGGCCGGGACCTGCGCTCTGTTCATTCTTGTCGCCTGCGGCGGCGATTCCTCCACAAGTGCGTCGAAAAACGACCTGTCCGACCCCGCCGAAGCAACCGCTCCAAAAGAAACGGACCCAAAAGATTCCGGTAGCACCGTAAAAGAAGCGGCAGAAGACTCCGACATTATCAGCGACGGGGATTCCACAAATGTGTCCACAGGAAAAAGTTCTTCTTCCGTAAAAGCAGAAAACACATCTTCTGCTGAACAAACAAAGAGTTCTTCCTCCGTAAAAGCGAGAAGTTCCTCTTCTTCTGTAAAAGCAGCGAGTTCTTCGTCCGAAACGCCTGTTGGAACTTCTTCTTCCGCCAAGGAAGAGACTGTTGTTTCCTCCTCCGGCCCGTTCAATCCCTGCAGCGAGGCCCCAGCCCTTAAAGAAAACTGGAAATACTTGAACCCAGACGTTCAGTATGGCTGTTTCAAGGATTCCAGAGACAATCAATACTATGCGACCGTCAAAATCGGCAATTATACCTGGATGGCCGAAAACCTGGCATACGATTATATATATGCCCCCCGCACACAAGATTCATGGTACGGATACAGCAAAAAAGGAGCCGATGACCAGAATCACCGAGGATACCTGTATACCTGGGACCTCGCGATGGCCGATACAAACTGCCGCAGAGAAAACTTATGCAAACCACGAGGCCAAATGCGCGGCCTCTGCCCAGAAGGGTTCCACATTCCCTCTTACTGGGAATGGCAAGACCTTTTCAATGCCGTTGGCGGAGTAGACATAGCAGCCCGCGAACTCAAGTCTACAGAGGTTTGGGACAACACGGCAAAAGGTACAAACAAGTACGGTTTTAGCGTGATTCCTAACGGGCCTCGATACGGAGCAGGGTATTCCAATCCTGTTGATTTCAATACAGACTTTTGGACTTCCGAAGAAACCGGAAAGAATGTAACCATTTCCATAGTTTTTTTAAGCGACGACAAAGTCAATTCATTGGCATTTGAAAATAAGGAATACGGCTTTTCCGTTCGCTGCCTCATGGATCATCCAGAACAAGAAACGCCCCATTCTGGCATACCCCATGATCCAGATAAATTATACCAGTGCGACGAAATGCTAATGGACGACATAAATACCTGGCATTTCAAAAACGAATCACAAACTGAATTCCAGTACTTTATTGACGACCGTGATTCAATATCTGTTCGTATAAAAGACTCCTATTCAGATCACACATCTAAATCAGGCTACGCCAACAACGAGTACGATCTTTACATTATGTTCTGGGCAGCCTTGAACAGCTGTTTGCCACGCTACTAA
- a CDS encoding S26 family signal peptidase: MAYLDRNVRRLQWRTSKSRLFVAVFIMLVAFTGALAIRYYAVEPILLQDTAMQPRIKKGSLIWVCRLPQCIDKATFGEIVWARQPNNETLVRKIIGYPGDTIEISDKGRIKTKQKRFMWRGEDSFIETRKFYVPRQGDTILLSTLNDVEEDYILRLMNEQGLPITIKSTLWQGNREISIERIGSTKLGHRLVSLKELDVLPWQDRRLIEMQIRQAEPGNAPIKIKRQFFVEGDSVPMDTFIVASDNYYLACEQGNHCVDSRELGFFTKERILGRYIKQPDIVKQFVLKKAQEFQKTFFPIKKKEAEKIPPKEEPKKIKSEVETIKVEIDENGETKPIRDIKPNNGPERVQQIKRPHAIKAIDPIKEPTKGQKK; encoded by the coding sequence ATGGCATACCTGGACAGAAACGTGAGGCGCTTACAGTGGAGGACATCCAAGTCCCGCCTCTTTGTTGCTGTCTTCATTATGCTCGTGGCCTTCACCGGAGCACTCGCCATCCGCTACTACGCCGTCGAACCGATTCTTTTGCAAGACACAGCCATGCAGCCCCGCATCAAGAAGGGCTCGCTAATATGGGTCTGTAGGCTCCCCCAGTGCATCGACAAAGCGACTTTTGGCGAAATTGTCTGGGCCAGGCAACCGAACAACGAAACACTTGTCCGCAAGATTATCGGCTACCCCGGCGACACTATCGAAATTTCGGACAAAGGGCGCATAAAGACAAAGCAGAAGCGCTTTATGTGGCGTGGCGAAGATTCCTTTATCGAAACGCGCAAGTTCTACGTTCCCAGGCAAGGCGACACGATACTCCTCTCCACGCTCAACGACGTGGAAGAAGACTACATTCTTAGGCTGATGAACGAGCAGGGGCTCCCCATCACCATCAAGTCGACCCTTTGGCAAGGAAACCGCGAAATTTCCATTGAGCGAATAGGCTCGACCAAGCTGGGGCACCGCCTCGTGAGCTTGAAGGAGCTGGATGTGCTCCCCTGGCAAGACCGGCGACTCATCGAAATGCAAATCCGCCAAGCAGAACCCGGCAACGCACCAATTAAGATCAAGCGCCAGTTCTTCGTCGAAGGCGATTCCGTCCCGATGGACACGTTCATCGTCGCAAGCGACAACTACTACCTCGCCTGCGAACAAGGGAACCATTGCGTCGACTCGCGTGAACTCGGATTTTTCACCAAGGAAAGGATTCTCGGGCGCTACATCAAACAACCCGACATCGTAAAGCAATTTGTCCTAAAAAAAGCGCAAGAGTTTCAGAAGACATTCTTCCCCATCAAAAAGAAAGAAGCCGAGAAGATTCCTCCGAAAGAAGAACCTAAAAAGATCAAGAGCGAAGTTGAGACCATCAAGGTAGAAATCGACGAGAACGGCGAAACAAAGCCTATCCGGGATATCAAGCCCAACAACGGCCCCGAACGAGTCCAACAAATCAAAAGGCCACACGCCATCAAGGCAATCGATCCCATAAAGGAGCCCACGAAAGGGCAAAAAAAATAA